In Brienomyrus brachyistius isolate T26 chromosome 3, BBRACH_0.4, whole genome shotgun sequence, the following proteins share a genomic window:
- the kcnk18 gene encoding potassium channel subfamily K member 18: MSCAVENRNIAERSRCSRLLWTIFPHVCLILSLVVYGCFGALVFSHIEGQSNTTKNEYNAFLHALVDTVNNSDNQELLMKKVDQITKKFNPIWLENPERWNFFGSLFFCCTVLSTVGYGKIYPVTLPGKLFCMSYAMIGIPLMLLVITDVGDVLAILLSRGYWHLHHLYKSSFCSRSFRRRREKSVEDALVHDGTYMLRQNMLIRQPMDIKEMLSQQSFNHIIAHKKPLQRSQSCPELSLISREKDTQIWEENIGRDLEKLDVPMIVILVVVFSYILFFGIILPLWETEIERLDAIYFCFITLTTIGFGDIMPQHPNYFMLTSLFLIGGMAIMSMAFKLGQNRIVSCYRKCMQCISRGQVKEYSFPESN, from the exons ATGTCTTGTGCAGTTGAAAACCGAAACATCGCGGAGAGATCCAGATGCTCCCGGTTGTTGTGGACTATATTTCCCCACGTCTGCCTTATACTGTCACTCGTGGTATATGGCTGTTTTGGGGCTTTGGTATTTAGTCACATTGAAGGTCAATCTAACACGACAAAGAATGAATACAATGCATTCCTTCACGCACTCGTGGATACAGTAAATAATTCTG ATAATCAGGAACTTTTAATGAAGAAGGTGGATCAAATCACAAAAAAATTCAATCCTATATGGCTTGAAAACCCAGAAAGGTGGAACTTCTTTGGGTCGCTGTTTTTTTGTTGCACCGTATTATCAACAGTAG GATATGGAAAAATCTACCCTGTGACTTTGCCTGGGAAGCTGTTCTGCATGAGTTATGCCATGATAGGAATCCCGCTGATGCTCCTGGTGATCACCGATGTGGGTGACGTCCTAGCAATCCTCCTCTCCAGGGGCTACTGGCACCTGCACCACCTATACAAGTCATCCTTCTGCAGCCGGTCCTTTAGAAGGCGCAGGGAGAAATCAGTGGAAGACGCTCTTGTCCATGATGGGACCTATATGCTCAGGCAGAACATGCTCATTCGACAACCAATGGACATAAAGGAGATGCTAAGCCAGCAATCGTTCAACCATATTATCGCCCACAAAAAACCCCTCCAACGTAGCCAGTCCTGTCCCGAGCTCAGTCTGATATCCCGAGAAAAGGACACCCAAATCTGGGAAGAGAATATTGGGCGGGACCTAGAGAAGTTAGATGTCCCTATGATTGTTATCCTGGTGGTGGTCTTCTCCTACATTCTTTTTTTTGGTATCATCCTACCTCTGTGGGAAACAGAAATTGAAAGGCTTGATGCCATATACTTCTGCTTCATCACACTCACCACCATTGGTTTTGGGGACATTATGCCACAACATCCCAACTATTTCATGCTGACCTCCCTCTTCCTCATTGGTGGTATGGCCATCATGTCCATGGCCTTCAAGCTAGGCCAGAACCGCATTGTTAGCTGTTACCGCAAATGCATGCAGTGCATCAGCAGAGGACAGGTGAAGGAATATTCATTCCCTGAAAGTAATTAA